Part of the Woronichinia naegeliana WA131 genome, TTAGCTCAAGCTGGCCGCCGCTATGCTGAAAACTATTACCGTTTTGATTTGGCCCTAGATCGTTATGAAGAGCTATTGACAGAAGCGATCGCCAAACCAGCTCAGGCTGTGCAGAAAAAACTGGTTCTCAGAAATTGAGATTTCATCAATGCAAGTCTACTAGCTTAGGGAGCGATCTCAGCGTTGGCTAGGGGATAAACGCGATCAGGAAGATTTTGCTGTTCTAGGGCTTCAGGATAAGTCGAAAAGGGCGGCAAAATTTCCTTAATAAAAGCTTCGGCGGCTTTAGAACGGTAGCGGTTGGGATTCAAGATCACATAAAGGGTGCGTCGGACTTCCACTTCCCGAATGGGAGCAATATGCAGTACATTCATTGCCAGTTCTTTTTCAATCGCCGTGGTGGAAACAAAGGCTGCTCCTAATCCTGCTTGCACAGCATTTTTAATGGCCTCAATGGAGTTGAGTTCCATTTCTACCCGTAGGCGTTTCGTGTCTATACCTCCCTGACTCAAAACCTTATCAATGACTTTGCGAATGGTCGATTGGGAATCAAGGCTAATAAATTTGAGTTTATAGAGATCGTCCTTTTGAATCGTTTCCACCTTGGCTAGGGGATGAAAAGTCGGCAAAATTAAAGCCAATTCGTCCTCGGCGTAGGGAATAATCTGGAGGGTGTCCTGTAGGTCGGAAGGAACTTCGCCGCCGATAATGGCTAAATCGACTTGGCCATTGCTAACGCCCCAGGAAGTTCGTCGGGTAGAGTGAACCTGGAGTTGCACCGCCACATCGGGGTATTTTTGACGAAACAGCCCAATCATACGGGGTAATAAATAGGTTCCGGTGGTTTGGGAAGCTCCAACAATTAAGGTTCCGCCCTGGAGGTTTTGTAAATCTTCGATCGCCCGACAGGTTTCTTGACAGAGGGTAATAATTTTTTCGCCATAGTTGAGCAATAGATAGCCCGCTTCCGTTAACTGGGCTTTGCGTCCACCGCGATCAAAAAGAGGAACACTTAACTGTTTTTCGAGGTTTTGCACCTGTAAGCTAACGGCTGGTTGGGAAACGTAGAGGGTGTCGGCAGCGCGTTTAAAACTTCCTTCAGCAGCGATCGCTTTGAGAATACGCAATTGATCCAAAGTGAACGGAATGTCTGGCATAGGTTCAGTGAGGAGGAGTAAAAAGATTGAAGGGAGAAAACGGTGTCTATCCCTATTGAAACTGAACATTAGCATAATCAGGGGATCAAATTCCCTTAGGATCAGAGATCAAGATGGTTTCAATTCTTGCTACTTCTCAAATCACGGCTTTATTATGTTGGATCTCCCTTGGTTTACGCCCAGTCATGGCATCATGTTAGGACTTTTAGGACTTTTTGCGATCGCCCATAGTGGTTTGGCGGCCCTGCGTCCCTGGGGAGAAAGTCAAATTGGGGCCAGAGCTTATCGTGTTCTCTTCGCCTTGGTGAGTTTGCCCTTAGCTGGAATTCTGGTGATTTATTTTTTCAATCATCGCTACGATGGGGTGAGATTTTGGCAATTACAAACCCTCGCTGGTGTTAAACCTTTGGTTTGGGGACTGTCGGCCCTTTCCTTTTTCTTTCTCTATCCTGCCACTTTTAATCTGTTGGAAATTGCTGCTATTCAAAAACCCGAAATTCATCTCTACGAAACGGGAATCATTCGTATTTGTCGTCATCCCCAAATGGTCGGTCAAGTAATCTGGTGTTTAGCCCATAGCCTTTGGTTGGGAACGAGTTTTACCTTGCTGACTTCCCTGGGTTTAATTGCCCATCATGGTTTTGCCGTCTGGCACGGCGATCGGCGTTGGCAACAACGGTATGGAGAGGCTTTTCTAGCAGTAAAGGCCAGAACTTCTATTATTCCCTTTCAAGCCATTTTAGAAGGCCGTCAAACTTTTGTCTGGCAAGAATTTCTCAAACCGGCCTATCTAGGAGTAACCGCTTTTATTTTTCTACTTTGGTGGGGACATCCCTGGCTGATGCAAATGACTGCCAAGGCTTATTGGTGATTTTGTATAATCTAAATGAGAACATAAAAGCAACGACTCCGCGATCGCAGACTTTGGTGACACACAAAGCCTAATTGATTACGTTAAATTGCTAATTTTATTGTAAAAGTACTGCCTTGCTTTTGTTCACTTTTCACTGTCAGACTGCCGGTCGTGTTCTAAACCTGTGGAAAAGAGTAATAATAAATAAATGTAAATCTTAAAATTGGTGTGCCATGCTATTCAAAGCAATTGTTTGCCCAAGTTGTCAAAGTACGGATATTGTGAAACACGGCCCCTCTGGGGAGGGGAAAAAGCGTTACAGATGTCGTAATACAGAATGTAAGCGTTGCACATTTATCTTAAACTATACTTATAAAGGTTATTTGCCAGAAGTAAAGGAAAAGATTGCCGAAATGGCAATGAATGGTAGTGGCATAAGGGATACAGCCCGTGTGCTGAGGATTAGTCCATCAACAGTGATTAGTGAACTAAAAAAAAAGAGTCTAGTTTAGTATTCGTCAACGAAAAAAAACTAGCAGAACTGGAACCCAGTCAGAGTATTGTAACGCTCTGCCAATGGAATGACGTGGAAGCAAAACTCGACGAAATGTGGGGTTTTGTGAAGAGCAAAAAAGAGTAAAGATGGTTATGGCACGCTATTGATCATAAGACAGGTGAGATATTAGCTTATGTTTTGTCTGGTCACAAAGACGAAGCATTTCTAAGGCTAAAAGAGTTGTTATACTTCCTGACTTTTCCCGTTAAGTGCGGATTGCAAGCTGCCAGCCTTGGCAAAGGTCATGCAACTTCAACCAACCGCGCCAAAGGACTTGGATACCGAGAGGAGTTTTACGACGATGTTCAAGATAACCACCAAGAAAAGCAACAGACTCGACAGCCCAAGCAACAGTCAAAATAGGGGGAAGTTTTTGAGAGGCGGCTGCTTTTAACACCTGAAGTTGAAGAGGATTAAGAATTTCAATCGCGAGAGCATCGGGCTGGGTACGATGAAGATAAGTAACGTGTAAAAGTTCAACAGCAATGACACTTAAAAAACCCAAAAGAGTTTTCATTCCATCAGAGGCAAGTCGATAACGCTCACTCTGACAACCAGACTTAAGGACTTTATGAAATTCTTCAACCCGCCATCGGTAGGTGTACCAACGAAGAATAGTGACAGCCATCTCAATAGTCTCAACAACTTCTGTAGTCAGAAGCATCCAAGATAAAGGAGTTTCGCCTTCGGGACAATCGATTTCTGTCGCATAAACAGCATAGACATTCAACGGGTCACGATTATCAAAACGATAGGGAGTTCGTAGATTAACTGAGCAAAATCGGACGGCAAGCTTAACCTTCCGTGCTTTTCTTTTTCCTGTACTCGGAATCTCGATTTCTTGATGAAAACGAATCGGTTCTGATTCCAAATGTTGCCAAAGTCGTTCACTATTTTTGTCTAAACTACGATTATGAGACGCTCTGACCAGCACTCCTGTATGCTTGAGTTGACGCACTGAGTCAAAGACTTCTGAAACATCTCCTTCTCTGTCAAATACATGAATTACCCTCGTTGAACTTTCTACCTGTTTCTCACAGGTGTTTAGAGCCTCTACCCATTTGTAGGATTCTTTTTCCTCAAATGGTCTTTGACGAGCTGCTTTTCTTTGTTCTTTCTGTCTTTCTTTTTTCTGCTTCGCCGTTTCATCTGTTGGGGGCTTTTCTTTTACCTCCCTATTCCACAGTTTTTGCCATAATAAACCTAATACTTGTCCTTTTTCTGGCTCAATTGCTAAAGCACTATGCAGTATTAATCCATTCCCTCCTTTTCCAGTCGGCCCATACCCTTCCCTTTTTTCCTTGATATTGCGATAATCTAAGAAGGTCGTATCTCCGACTGATAGCATTATCTTATATTCTTCTACGGCGGCAGTTGTCATTTCACAGTGCGGCTCTATTATCTTGACAAAGTCTGTTTTCGGATTCCCAAAAATTCATAGGCCCTCTTTAACTCGTTTCCTCCCTTAAACACTTCTGATAAGGCTTTTCCAAACCCCTCACTTAACTTTTTCCCAATCGAGAAGGCACGATTGTTTAGCCTCTCGTCTCCCAATTCACAACTGGCAAAGTTTTTTGTCCACCATTCCAACATTTTTTGACCTGCCCTTTAAGATTTTCTCCATCTTACAGTCTCATACTCCCTTCATCCTTTGTTTTTGAAATTTGAACGATAAGCGGGATGATGGCTTCAGAATATTTTTTTCCTGTCAAGAGAATCATTACTCAAACCCTTGCCAGATAAAGCCTCTAGAAGTTTGCATTGCTGGATTTTGGACTTAACGGGAAAAGTCAGGTTATACTTCAAACGTTCATAATCTGAGATTTATCAAAGCGTTGAAATCGTAAGGTGAGCAGAGAATCAAGCTCCTCCTTATATTTTACGTTAGCATCTTCAAGACATCCTGAAATTGCTGCAGAAAACTGCGTAAAATCTTCATAATATTTTGCGTATAAACACTTCTTCTTCACAAACTTCCACAGTCTTTCAATTAAATTCAAGTTAGGAGAATAAGGAGGTAAGTACAGTAACTCTATTCCTAATGATTCTGCCAACTCCTGTACAATTCGGCATTTTTGATAACGAGCATTGTCTAATACCAACGTAATCGGTATTAATAGTCCTAATTCTGCTATCTTTTCTAGGAGTTCACAAACCTGAGTTCCCGTAATATAAGAACTGTTCGTTACCATAATTACTTCATGGGTAATTGCATTTAATGCTCCTAACACATTAAAACGTTTTCTCCCTGATGGTGACTTAATAAAAATCCTCTTGAAGCACCATATAAAATTTACAAATGCTCCCATTACAAAATGAGAGGCATCTACAAAGAAAACTGCCCTTTTTCCTGCTTTTGCCTCTTCTAGCCTTGGTTCTAGCTCTTTTTCTCTATAGCTATCCTGAGCTTCTACATCTGCTTTTGATGGAATTGTTCCCACCTTTAGACACCTCATTCCTATTGACTTTAAAAATTTTCTGACTTGCGTCGGACTTCTTTTTATTCCTGTTAATTCTTCTATTCTTTTTACTGCTTCATTTATTGTTGCTGGTGGATTTGACTCAAAATATGCCTCAATTGTCCCTTGATGCTCTGTTAACTCGCTTTTCGGGCGATTAAATTTTATTTCTTTTAGTTTTTCTATCCCGCCCTCTTGATAATCACGGATATAGCTTGTCACCGTATTTACTGAAACTCCTGCGAATTGAGCAATTTTTTGATGAGACAATCCCTGACTTTTTAGCCATAAAACTTCCATCTTTAGCTGCACTCTAGGATGCGGGTGATTAAACCGACCGTAAGACAACAGTCTTTTGTCTTCTTCTGTAAATTCTAACTTAATCATTTCTCAGCCTCTTGACTAATTTTTCTATTTTTATTATATTATCTCTTATTTTTAGAATTCGCAACCTGTGACCGTGTTTAGTATAGAACCTTTTGGTATTACTCAATATTATACAGATGGATGGGGGGCTTACGAACGACATATTGAGCCAGCATTGCATGAGGTGGGTAAGTATAATACTCAAAAAATCGAACGAAAGCACTTGACATTGAGAACTCGAATAAAGAGATTAGCGAGAAAAACGATTTGTTTCTCCAAATCTATTGTGATGCACGATATTGTCCTTGGATTATTTATCAATCGCTTTGAATTTGGATGTCTTATTTAGGGTTTGCCGAATAAAGGCAGAACCTTTATCAGATAAGCTTTTCAGCCATTTTGAACACGATTAGGTGCAAGCTTATGGCATTTGAAGGCGTAAAATCCATGCACTTTGCTAGAAAATTGTGGGTTAAAATCGGAAACTGATTTCTGAAGTCACCATTTTTCGCGCCCTGTGGCATCTAGGTTCGATTTGCAGACTTATTCAGCAAGCCCTATTTAGATGTGCTTCCACAGATTCAGAACACTACCCTATACTTTGGCACAACGTCGCCTACGACAGGCTTTGGCTCTTGCCCATCAGACTATTCCTAATCAAAAGGGTAAACCGACCGCCATTCCCACTCTGCTTTGGGTCTTTCAGTCTTTTCTGTTTATCCGTTGGTTAGAGTAGAGATTGACGGCATTCAAACTATCGTTAATTTGACCTCCAAACACAAACATATTCTTTCCTTTCTTGGCTCTTCATGTCAAAAGTACTACTTTGTCTCTTGACTTACCTGCGGAATGTGGGCTCCAAACACAAACATATTCTTTCCTTTCTTGGCTCTTCATGTCAAAAGTACTACTTTGTCTCTTGACTTACCTGCGGAATGTGGGTTGGAACAGACTTCCGAATACTTCCCTAGTTCGGACTATCTCTAAGCCTTATTGGTAAGGCGTTGTCAGACAAGGCATCTTAGCTGTGTTGCGGGAAGGGACTTAGACAAGTTTGCTGGTTCTTGCCCTTATCGGGATTTTCAAAAACCAGCTTCCCGCAAGGGAAAACAAAGTAAAGCCGTCCTAGAAGGACGGGGTTTCAAACCCATTTTTTTCGATGACTTTAGATCCTCGTCGTCAGCAGCAACTCAGTAATTTGGTGAAGAAGTTAGGACTTTCTGAGCAAGCTTCTATTAACTGGTCATTATTGGATTTAGCTCTTACCCATCCCAGTGTTTCAACCTCGCAAAATTATCAAAAACTCGAATTTGTGGGAGATGCGGTTATTCGGTTAGCGGCGGCGGAAGTATTATTGGAAAGTTATCCTGAGGCGGCGGTAGGAGAATTTGCCTCTCTACGCTCTATGATGGTCAGCGATCGCACCTTGGCCCAATGGGCCGAGTCCTATGGATTGGATCGGTATCTATGGATTGCGCCGAGTGTCTTAGGTCATAAACCTGGACGGATTAGTTTATTGGCAGATAGTTTTGAAGCAGTTTTAGGTGCTCTCTATTTAAGTACACAGAATATGAATTTAGTGAGACCCTGGTTAGATGAACATCTAAGGGCTAAGGCGATGGAAATTTGGCAAGATCCGGCTCGGCAAAATTATAAGGATGCTCTTCAGGAATGGACTCAGGCTAAGCATAAATGTTTGCCTCAGTATCGGGTTAAGGAGAATTTTCAGGACTCGTTAGAAGAAGAACGTTTTTTTGCCGAAGTATGGTTAGCAGATCAGTTGTTAGGTAAGGGAACAGGGCCTTCTAAGAAAATAGCAGAACAAACAGCGGCCAAAGAGGCGTTTTTTGCCTTTGTAAACCCTCAGTAGTCGGGTTATAGGGTACTAGAGTTAAATAGCTGCTATTTTTGAATTCTTCGGCACTAGTATCGTCTGATCAAAGTTGGAAAAATTTATGGTGTAAGGCTTTGAGAAAATAGAAAAATAGTTTAAGACTAGACATCGGCCCGTTTTTATTATACTATTATTATTGTCATTATATCCCACATTCCGCAAACGCTACAGATAGCGCATAAATACAAATAGATGCTCTTTCTGTATGGCGTTAATTTGTTCTAATGCACTATGAATAGAGTAGTTTAAATTAATTACTCTATAGGTGGCGGCAACCTGCGGAATGTCGGTTATATCAAAGAAGAAGGAAACAGAAAACAATAAGAAAAGCTCTATGGAAATCCTGAATGATGTTGGCTTGTGCCAAGAGAAAGAGGATGCCTTATTCAAGAAAAACTGTCCTCATTGCTATAGTGAAAAAGTAAAAATACATTCTCATTATCAAACGAAAGATAACGGGGAACGTAAAATGCTCATTTGTCAAGAATGTAGTTCTTGTTTTACTGAAACTTATGGTAGCGTAATCGCTAGCTTAGAAACCCCATTAAGTGAAATTGTAAAAGTATTAAAAGCCAGAATGGAAGGAATAGGATTAAATGCAGCAGCCCGAGTATTCGGCTACGCGAAAACAACAATATTGAATTGGGAAAAGAAATTATCAGGATTACAAGAGACATTATTTTTATACGCCTTAGTGAATGAATTTGTTAAATTAGTAATAGAAGGGGATGAACTATACACAAAAGTTGGAAAAAATAAAGAAGCAAGTGCCTCTGAGGGGTGGACAATCGTGCTCATGGACAGGGCTAGCCGCTTTATTTGGCATTTAAAATGTGGTCGAAAAGAGCAGAAACTATTTCTAGAAGCAATGATGACGGTAGCGGAATTATTTGAAAGGAGTGCAGAATCTCTCCAGTTATTTACAGATGGAGAAAAGCGATATAGTCAACTGCTATTTGATATTTGTCACGAAGTATTAAGGACTGGAAAGCGAGGTCGTCCCACCAAAGTATTACCGAAAGGTATGGTGGTAAGACTAAAAAATAAGAGTAGTAAACGTCGAGATTCTGAGGGTAAACTCAAGAAAGTAGAAACTCCGAAACCAGAACATCCTGAGACAACAGAAAAACCAGAAGAAAAGGACGTCCATGCCAACCACGTTGAGGCATTTAATAGTGCTATCCGACACTATTTATCTGCCTTTCGCCGTCGTACAAATACTTATGCTAAATCTGTTGTGGGATTACAGCGAGTCCTAGATATTTTCTGGATGGTTCATAACTTTGTTCGCAGCCATTTTACTACTAGAGAAGTTCCTGCTGTAGCTCTCGGTATAATTGAAAAAGGGTTAACTTGGGAGGACTTACTCCAAATTCGCCTGATTTCTTGAACCTCCCGTATTGCAACGTTTGTAGCTTCTAGCTAGACGATACCAGTGCCTTGGATTTTTATTAGAGATAATAGTTAGGCGATCGCCGAAGTTGGGATTTATTTTTGAAACATTAATCAGTCAATGAGTAGCAAATTTAAATAATCTAACTTTTGTAAATATCGTTATTGAATTAATTCTAAAAATGATGATTTTCATTCACCTCTCCGATAAGCATCAATTTCAGCTTGAATTTCCTCTTCTGTAATGGGATTTTCAATAAAGAGGTTTTGAGTGTCTTCGCAGAGTTGATTGAATTTTTCTGCTATACTTCAAACGTTCATAATCTGAGATTTATCAAAGCGTTGAAATCGTAAGGTGAGCAGAGAATCAAGCTCCTCCTTATATTTTACGTTAGCATCCTCAAGACATCCTGAAATTGCTGCAGAAAACTGCGTAAAATCTTCATAATATTTTGCGTATAAACACTTCTTCTTCACAAACTTCCACAGTCTTTCAATTAAATTCAAGTTAGGAGAATAAGGAGGTAAGTACAGTAACTCTATTCCTAATGATTCTGCCAACTCCTGCACAATTCGGCATTTTTGATAACGAGCATTGTCTAATACCAACGTAATCGGTATTAATAGTCCTAATTCTGCTATCTTTTCTAGGAGTTCACAAACCTGAGTTCCCGTAATATAAGAACTGTTCGTTACCATAATTACTTCATGGGTAATTGCATTTAATGCTCCTAACACATTAAAACGTTTTCTCCCTGATGGTGACTTAATAAAAATCCTCTTGAAGCACCATATAAAATTTACAAATGCTCCCATTACAAAATGAGAGGCATCTACAAAGAAAACTGCCCTTTTTCCTGCTTTTGCCTCTTCTAGCCTTGGTTCTAGCTCTTTTTCTCTATAGCTATCCTGAGCTTCTACATCTGCTTTTGATGGAATTGTTCCCACCTTTAGACACCTCATTCCTATTGACTTTAAAAATTTTCTGACTTGCGTCGGACTTCTTTTTATTCCTGTTAATTCTTCTATTCTTTTTACTGCTTCATTTATTGTTGCTGGTGGATTTGACTCAAAATATGCCTCAATTGTCCCTTGATGCTCTGTTAACTCGCTTTTCGGGCGATTAAATTTTATTTCTTTTAGTTTTTCTATCCCGCCCTCTTGATAATCACGGATATAGCTTGTCACCGTATTTACTGAAACTCCTGCGAATTGAGCAATTTTTTGATGAGACAATCCCTGACTTTTTAGCCATAAAACTTCCATCTTTAGCTGCACTCTAGGATGCGGGTGATTAAACCGACCGTAAGACAACAGTCTTTTGTCTTCTTCTGTAAATTCTAACTTAATCATTTCTCAGCCTCTTGACTAATTTTTCTATTTTTATTATATTATCTCTTATTTTTAGAATTCGCAACCTGTGACCGTGTTTAGTATAATGCCGTTCGCTCTTCTTGTTTGGTAGTTTGATTTTCCCTGATCGGGAGACGTTGTTGATATAAGTTATTGACAAATGCCATAACGGTCTTAAGTTGTTCTTCTGAAAGTAGATTAATTTGATTAATTAAGTCATTTTTAAGATTGATGGTGTTCATATTGAGCCTCAATAAAGGTTAACATTTATTTGAGCAAAGCAATTCTAAATGGTATTGCTAGGGTTTCTTATTGTCCCAATCTTCAGCACTGATTACCACAATATTTGCTCCGTTTTGATTGGTGGTTTTGAGGGAAGTATGTTGATTAATGACTGGTTTGATTAGGTTTTGCAGGTTATTGATAAATTGATTGATGGTGATGGAGTTCACAATTTTTATCCTCTTGGTTTAAAATGATGGTTAAAGATTAGGTTTCTTTGATTAATGAAAGTAGTGATCGCACTCAGTAATTATTTTTCTTGAAAGTATCAAAATCGGTTTCGCCTGAACGTAGAAAATCTAAAAAATTGATATTTTTATAAATACAAGTTTCATAAATACTCAGCAAAATTAAATGCTGTTTAATACCAGATTCTGTGAAAGTACCATCATTCATTTTTCTATAAGCAGCAAATGCTTTAATTGCGTGTTCTGCGTTATTATTGTTCCAGGGGACATCATCATAATCCAAAAAAGTAAATAAATTTTCCTTAAATTTTTTGAATTTTTTAATGTACACCAAGCAAATTTCTGACTTAAAATCTTTTGACAAGTATTTTTGAAAAAATTCTTCTACTTCTTCTTTATGTTTTTGAAGATATAGTTTTTTCAATCCATAAATATCAATGGTTTTAACAATTGACTGTAATAACAAACTAAAATCTCTAATAAGATTTTTATATTCATTATCAAAAGGATAGCTACGAAGATCATCATTCATATCTCTTATAAGATGAATAAGACATTTTTGCCTTGGACAGTCTATTGAATCATAAGCAGCATAAAAATCTGATACCAAAACTCCATGAAAATCATTAATAGTATTCTTTAATAAATCTGCTTCTCGCGTTGGGTAATATAAATAGAGAACTTCTTCCATACTGGTGAATACCCAAACATAAGCTTTTACTCCTTTAATACTGACAGAAGTTTCGTCTGCATGAATAAGCTTTCCTTTGACAAGCTTATCAAGAATATTATCGTATGTAGATTGATAATATTTTGACATCCTAGCTTTTGCTTTAGAGCATATCGAAGGACTAAAATGATAGCCAAATATATCTCTAAGATCATCAATAACTTTACCAAAAGATTGGCGAAGTCCAACAATTTTATGTATAATTAATCGGTAGAAATCATCACCATACTTACTTGTAATTTTCGCATATTCTGAAGCTGGAAAATTTTTATTACATCTAGCACACTTTACTGTACGAGTTTCATATTTAACAATCCATCTTTTTATTCCAAATTCGAGAAACTTCACATTGAGGACTACTTTTGATCGATAGTTACTACGATAAAGATTAGTCCCTCCACAATAAGAACATACTTCAGGCATAACAACTAAGATTGTTTTATTGATTTTGTATTTCTCTACACTCCTATTTGTTGTAAATTGATTTTTTTTCTTTTTGTTTGAACTCTTTTCTCGAAAATAAATTTTATCTCTCTGATAATTAAAATACGCACATTTGTTGACAAAATCTAATTCTTCTAGCAGGAATTCGTTCTTTTTAAAAGTTAGATTTTCTTTATTGCTCAAACTTAAATCACTAACTGAAATAAATTTATCAAAATCTTTAGTGTCTTTATTATCATCGAAAATTTCGATAATAGATTCAAATACTTTTTTGAGAATGTGACAGTCCTCCTTATTATAAGTTATCAATTTTTTATTGAGAGCCTCATCTTCAGTCTTTTCCCAATTGTATCTCCATACCAAACTTTGAAGTCCACTAGCATCATTTTCTGACCAGCTTTCACCTAAATATTTTCCTATATCTTTCAAACTATTAGAATAAGTCGGAAAATAAACACTGGTATAAATTAATGACAAAATATTCACTAAATTTGCTTGGATTTTTTCTAACAATAAAACGTCATTCTCACCATAAATTTTGCTTTTATTCTTGAAAAAATTTGCGTCATAACTTCCATAATGGACAATAGTAAATTGATCATATAAATTGAGAATCTCCATTAATTTTCTCCAAATTTTTACTTCATCAATCTGACTATCTGCCCATAGTGAAAATTCTTTTATGTTTCCATTTTGAACGATTACTAAACCTATCAAGTAATAAAAATTTTGATCAGGAATACCTTCTATATCAAGAAAAATAAGAGTATCGGATACATTTACAACTCCTTTTTGTACTACATAAATTTTATTATCTCTAATTGATAAAGCTTTTAATGCGTGAGAATGCTTTATTTTTCGATTATTCTTTCCCTGCTTTCTAGCCCGATAAGTATAAGAAAGTTGGGTAACAGTAAAAAGTCCTTTCTTATTTAATTTATTGATTTCTCGCTCAGTAATTCCTGTTAAAAGACTTAAGTGATCCATTTCTTTAGCCTTAGCCCTGCAATTCTGCTGAAATTGGCAGGAAGAGCAATGCCGATTTAGAATCAAAGCAGGAGTTTGAGTCGGTTTTTCTTCTGTCCACTGTTTTAATATCTTTATGAATGGAGCGATTGCTTTATACCCACTTTCCAGCTTTAAATTGTGTGATTTTCCGTCCATCCCCACAATTTTTCCCGTCCCAGGTAATTGCTCTTGAATCAGACCTAAAACTTGCCCAACAAATAAAAGTTCTGTTTTTTGTTCTGGTGTAATGCTATAAGTTCCAACAACAATAGTTGGTTCATAGATTGCTTTATTTGATGTATTTGGCTCAACTTTAGTTAAAACATCACAATGAGCTTCCCAACATTCTGCCCTAATTCTTGCCTCAATCAAAAATTGCTTTTCATTTAAACCATGTTGATTGTATTGTTCGACATTTTCGTGAGATTGCTTGACTTTTTCTAGATACTGTATTTTGTTAACTTGTCTTCGTTCTTCCAAAATGCGTTGGTAATCATGGAAACTCCCTTGATCATCCGAAAACAATAGTAAAAATGCCTTAAGAGGACATTGTGAATAAGCAACAAACACTTCTGAGGTAATTATTGTTTTGAGCATGATACTGACCTTATTTAAACATTAGGAAAAAAGCCAAACTTAACAACCACACTGACCACCGCAGTAAAAATAATACCAATCAATGCGGTAGTGTTCTGAATCTGTGGATAAGACCAATTGCAATTCGTGCGCTGACAACGTTCTAGAAAAGTGCTCCACAGGTCTAAAACATTACCCTAATCCTAAGGCCTGATTGATCGCCGCTCGAAATTCGCTTTTTTGTTTAATGCCCTTAAACTCCTGTAATAGTTCCTTGTCTTTGAAAACTTGAACCGTTGGTGTACCTGTCACCCCACCCATTTGAGCAATTTCAGGATCGGCTTCGAGGTCAATTTCCACAAAATGGATTTTGCCATCATACTCATCAATAACCTTATCTAAAATTGGTTTCAATGTCCGACAGGGGCCACAGGTAGGCGACACATATTTCACCACTAAGGGGCGATCGCCTTCATGGAAAAGTTTTCGCAGAGCATAACCCCCCCCATGGCGAGTATGGGCCAGATCAAAAGTAGCCGCCGTATCGTCCACCGTCACGGTTTTTTCTGGTGCCTGGTACGCTTCAGAAGAGTTGGTTTGATGGTGTTCAATAATCAGATTCTGCTCCGATAACCAGCGTTCTGCTAATAGAGCCGCCATACAACCCGTTCCAGCCGCCGTAATCGCCTGACGAT contains:
- a CDS encoding LysR family transcriptional regulator → MPDIPFTLDQLRILKAIAAEGSFKRAADTLYVSQPAVSLQVQNLEKQLSVPLFDRGGRKAQLTEAGYLLLNYGEKIITLCQETCRAIEDLQNLQGGTLIVGASQTTGTYLLPRMIGLFRQKYPDVAVQLQVHSTRRTSWGVSNGQVDLAIIGGEVPSDLQDTLQIIPYAEDELALILPTFHPLAKVETIQKDDLYKLKFISLDSQSTIRKVIDKVLSQGGIDTKRLRVEMELNSIEAIKNAVQAGLGAAFVSTTAIEKELAMNVLHIAPIREVEVRRTLYVILNPNRYRSKAAEAFIKEILPPFSTYPEALEQQNLPDRVYPLANAEIAP
- a CDS encoding IS1-like element transposase is translated as MPEVKEKIAEMAMNGSGIRDTARVLRISPSTVISELKKKSLV
- a CDS encoding IS4 family transposase, whose amino-acid sequence is MTTAAVEEYKIMLSVGDTTFLDYRNIKEKREGYGPTGKGGNGLILHSALAIEPEKGQVLGLLWQKLWNREVKEKPPTDETAKQKKERQKEQRKAARQRPFEEKESYKWVEALNTCEKQVESSTRVIHVFDREGDVSEVFDSVRQLKHTGVLVRASHNRSLDKNSERLWQHLESEPIRFHQEIEIPSTGKRKARKVKLAVRFCSVNLRTPYRFDNRDPLNVYAVYATEIDCPEGETPLSWMLLTTEVVETIEMAVTILRWYTYRWRVEEFHKVLKSGCQSERYRLASDGMKTLLGFLSVIAVELLHVTYLHRTQPDALAIEILNPLQLQVLKAAASQKLPPILTVAWAVESVAFLGGYLEHRRKTPLGIQVLWRGWLKLHDLCQGWQLAIRT
- a CDS encoding transposase, which gives rise to MLEWWTKNFASCELGDERLNNRAFSIGKKLSEGFGKALSEVFKGGNELKRAYEFLGIRKQTLSR
- a CDS encoding IS630 family transposase; protein product: MIKLEFTEEDKRLLSYGRFNHPHPRVQLKMEVLWLKSQGLSHQKIAQFAGVSVNTVTSYIRDYQEGGIEKLKEIKFNRPKSELTEHQGTIEAYFESNPPATINEAVKRIEELTGIKRSPTQVRKFLKSIGMRCLKVGTIPSKADVEAQDSYREKELEPRLEEAKAGKRAVFFVDASHFVMGAFVNFIWCFKRIFIKSPSGRKRFNVLGALNAITHEVIMVTNSSYITGTQVCELLEKIAELGLLIPITLVLDNARYQKCRIVQELAESLGIELLYLPPYSPNLNLIERLWKFVKKKCLYAKYYEDFTQFSAAISGCLEDANVKYKEELDSLLTLRFQRFDKSQIMNV
- the rnc gene encoding ribonuclease III, which codes for MTLDPRRQQQLSNLVKKLGLSEQASINWSLLDLALTHPSVSTSQNYQKLEFVGDAVIRLAAAEVLLESYPEAAVGEFASLRSMMVSDRTLAQWAESYGLDRYLWIAPSVLGHKPGRISLLADSFEAVLGALYLSTQNMNLVRPWLDEHLRAKAMEIWQDPARQNYKDALQEWTQAKHKCLPQYRVKENFQDSLEEERFFAEVWLADQLLGKGTGPSKKIAEQTAAKEAFFAFVNPQ
- a CDS encoding IS1 family transposase; this translates as MEILNDVGLCQEKEDALFKKNCPHCYSEKVKIHSHYQTKDNGERKMLICQECSSCFTETYGSVIASLETPLSEIVKVLKARMEGIGLNAAARVFGYAKTTILNWEKKLSGLQETLFLYALVNEFVKLVIEGDELYTKVGKNKEASASEGWTIVLMDRASRFIWHLKCGRKEQKLFLEAMMTVAELFERSAESLQLFTDGEKRYSQLLFDICHEVLRTGKRGRPTKVLPKGMVVRLKNKSSKRRDSEGKLKKVETPKPEHPETTEKPEEKDVHANHVEAFNSAIRHYLSAFRRRTNTYAKSVVGLQRVLDIFWMVHNFVRSHFTTREVPAVALGIIEKGLTWEDLLQIRLIS